cccaccaggggaccggcttctattcaattcttttcctggtggacaaaaaatcaggcggcaccagagccatcttagacctgaagcaactgaaccttcacatcaaataccgcagattcaagatgcactccctcaattcaatcttaggaagcatcagaagaggggactttctaacatccatcgacctcaaggaggcctatctacatgtccccatcagaccagcccacagacgctttctcaggttcagttatgccggagcccatttccaatacagggccctgccctttggtctatcttccgctcctcgtaccttcaccaagattctggatgccgTGGCGGCCCATcttcgcacaattccagtaagaatgcaatgttacctggacgatatattgattcaGTCGGCTTCCGCCCAACAGGCGTTAtgggacttacaggtaacaattcaagtCCTACAAGATCACGGTttttcggtcaacaaagcaaagagccatttagtgcctacgaccgaaattgtccatctgggagcaagaatcaacaccagatcctgccaggtgtttctttcccgagaccgtctcctcaacatgagagacacgataaaaaaggtaaaggcactcaagagaGTCCCATTTTCACTGCTCTCccagttattgggaaagatggtctcttgtctgtcgatcgtgccctgggcacgtcttcactcatGACCCCTACAATGGCTTCTCCTCCCACatcaaagaacaggcaacagccataccgaaaTCAAAATTCCTCTACCTCCAAAGGTAAGAAAATCTttacagtggtggctgtctccagccctgacaaagggctgctcattccaggaacattgccgtctcgtcctcaccacggatgcaagtctctacggctggggtgcccacctatcagacTAGGTGACTCAGGGTCGctggtcccccaacgacctcaagaacgacatcaactggctggaaatgagagctgcccatctagctctcaggtacttccaagcacagctatcaaaccatcatgtgctactgctaacggacaacactaccacaaaggcccatgtgaaccgtcaaggaggcacccgttcccgcatattgatgaaagaggccgcagccataggcctgtgggcagaaaaacatcttctctcactacaggcagcccacatatccggagtagccaacacacaagcggattggctgagcaggacacCCATagatcaatcagagtggcaactgcatccggatctgttttTCACAATCACGACcaaattcgggcaacccataatagacctctttgccagcccgaccaacaaacaacttccaaggttcttctccaggttccaaactccaggagcagaaggaacagatgccctacgatgtcagtggccccggggccttctttatgcctttccTCCGACTCCACTTCTACCAAGTGTCATACGAAGATCTTGGAACAgaggcagaagttctcctcatagccccttactggcctcgacggagttggtttgcggatctggtgagcctgtccgtcaatccaccttggcgaattccaccggatcagatttctctacgccaaggagccattctccacccagaacctcaacattaccaactagccgtctggcacttgacagggagatactaaggaaagaaaacCATTCCACGgaggtcatctccacccttctggcttctagacgcccatccacaacacGTATTTACGAGGCtacatggtcatcattccatcgctggtgtcttacacagcgaatagaacctacttctgcctccatcagacaaatcctgcaattcctccaggacggactggacaagggtttagccaccaacaccatacgccggcaggttgcagctcttgccactgttttattctgtgacgggacctccacactttctcaacacccccgtatccgacgttttttgaggggagcttacaatctgcgaccacctccggtacacagataccctacctgggacctaacccttgtccttcagaagcttacgtcttccccttttgaacccttgagctcctccagtctcaagctcttaacctttaaagtcgcctttttcatagccataacctcagcccgcaggatctccgagatcgctgccctttcggttAGGAAGGACTTATACATTTTTCACTCTGACCGGGTCATTCTAcgattagaccctacctttctcCCTAAAATAAACTCAAGTTTCATAgatctcaagaagtcatcttaccagatttttgtcctcatcccaagcatccatcggagcgtcgatggcacacgctggacgtaagaagggccctgcgtatttacctcaacagaacagctcctttcaggaagacagaatctcTATTTGTCTCCTTTCAACCAAGagctctgggcaccaaagtctccccatccaccataggcaggtggataaaggcatgtatttccatggcctacgatcAGCAGagacaccatcttccaggccgcatcaccgCACATTCCACCCGCagcgcggccaccacagctgcctgggccacccaggcctctatcttggacatttgcagagcagccacgtgggcctctccttcgccatttattaaaaactacaagatggaccaatttgcctcagccgaagCCTCATTCGGTCGGAGGGTTCTACAGCGAGTTattcctgttgctgagtcttcctaatctttccattcccgccctagggatattagcttgggtatatcccattgctttggactctcttagcagcatacaggagaaggaacattggcttacctgaaggttccttctatgtacgctgcgtgagagtccaacccctccctatttaatttcttgtttttgtctatatacaggAAGCCAGAGGTTATCATTccgtttttttccagttttcaaattgagttcgtcttctccaataccgcttcttcgttaataaactggagctaaacaggaagaggaggcgtgtttaaacaaattcaactcagtctcaggccaatcagatgaagttaacaacccattgctttggactctcacgcagcgtacatagaaggaaccttcaggtaagccaatgttccattTATCAGACCTCTGGCAATATAACAAATTATACACGCGGCTGATAAAGTTAATATTTCATATGACGTAGGCAAAATCTACAAttttgctggggggggggaggtttcaaTATTTACTTCAAGTCTGGTTTGTTTGGAGCAGTTCAGGAACTCATAACATTCTTGAAAGCTATGGGCCAGTTATCACCaacatgcagtggtgaaattcaatttttttttactactggttctgtgggcatggcttggtgggtgtggcagaaggatactgaaaaatctccattcccaccccattccagtggaaggctattgcaaaatctccattcacaccccactctggggccagccagaggtggtatttgccggttctccaaactactcaaaatttccactaccggttctccagaacctgctgaatttcacccctgccatcatGTGTTGCAGGTCACATGTTCAGTTTGGAATTTGTTCTGaataagaaaatgttttttgCCTCAGGCTTCTCACTttatgtgatgatgatgatgagccaTCAAGTTAATATTGATTCCTAACAATAACTGAAATAAAATATCTTGTTAAGTTCTTTCCTGAGATCATTTTGGCTCTTTTTTGCAATCTCCAACATTTGTTGTGATATTCGctttgattagaatgcagtatttgagATTAACTCTGCCCATAAGCAGTAGTTCTACCCTGACTTTTCCTGGCTACAAAAGTACCAATGTTCTTTTTGTTATTtctgttatttgttatttatgtCATGTCCTGATTAGTATAAAATATGATCTTTTGACTGAAAGTgcccaaagatagatagatagatagaatttttattggccaagtgtgattggacacacaaggaatttgtcttggtgcatatgctctcagtgtacataaaagaaagatacgttcatcaaggtacaacatttacaacacaattgatgatcaatatatcaatataaatcataaggattgccagcaacaagttatagtcatacagtcgtaagtggaaagagattggcgatgggaactatgaaacgattaatagtagtgcagattcagtaaatagtctgacagtgttgagggaattatttgtttagcagagtgatggccttcgggaaaaaactgttcttgtgtctagttgttctggtgtgcagtgctctatagcgtcgttttgagggtaggagatgaaacagtttatgtccaggatgcgagggatctgcaaatattttcacggccctcttcttgattcgtgcagtatacaggtcctcaatggaaggcaagttggtagcaattattttttctgcagttctaattatcctctgaagtctgtgtttttcttgttgggttgcagaaccgaaccagacagttatagaggtgcaaatgacagactcaataattcttctgtagaattggatcagcagctccttgggcagtttgagctta
This DNA window, taken from Ahaetulla prasina isolate Xishuangbanna chromosome 8, ASM2864084v1, whole genome shotgun sequence, encodes the following:
- the LOC131202962 gene encoding uncharacterized protein LOC131202962, with amino-acid sequence MPDSQRPHQEGSNGRRDSTPVIHQCHRTGSHAPPGDRLLFNSFPGGQKIRRHQSHLRPEATEPSHQIPQIQDALPQFNLRKHQKRGLSNIHRPQGGLSTCPHQTSPQTLSQVQLCRSPFPIQGPALWSIFRSSYLHQDSGCRGGPSSHNSSKNAMLPGRYIDSVGFRPTGVMGLTGNNSSPTRSRFFGQQSKEPFSAYDRNCPSGSKNQHQILPGVSFPRPSPQHERHDKKGSQRLSFRFFPVFKLSSSSPIPLLR